From a single Arachis hypogaea cultivar Tifrunner chromosome 3, arahy.Tifrunner.gnm2.J5K5, whole genome shotgun sequence genomic region:
- the LOC112734348 gene encoding protein-tyrosine-phosphatase MKP1, with product MLGQDGTADRSAAPAAPRMPYSRSASWSDRSPATPRPPPSGNKPRSLLPPLQPLAIRRRGAEEWPSAGSDDLGVWPLPETPRGSVSVVGSSSEFQLKREKLAFYDKECSRIAEHVYLGSDTVAKNHELLRQNGITHVLNCVGFVCPEYFKRDFVYKTLWLQDSPTEDITSILYDVFDYFEEVREQGGRVLVHCCQGVSRSTSLVIAYLMWREGQSFEDAFQYVKNARGVTNPNMGFACQLLQCQKRVHATPASPNSILRMYRMAPHSPYDPLHLVPKIVNHPSAQALDSRGAFIVHVPSAIYVWTGNNCNSVMSSNARGAASQVVRYERATAPVLTIHEYDEPPEFWIALASADCDQQEKEDTSLEAVRPRKLDEYDLDYEIFQKALAGGVVPPFSVSNAGSETCLPARESGWGRLRRKLASGFIKGLFTSSKRNSTNEEAALVMEDFAVNVDPNDCSGREKGYVEVLDHFVPITDVDSSLPTSSDYLPCFTSSSSKSPTLSPSSSDYASSFTFSPSSTNLSSQQPSPSTSSMDSTETIYAKDASVLDSSSLFHKKGDVFLADQTSGGSTFFLPLKGSIPSIAERRGSNPPPRMLLPSSVTESPHPHRSKIHVRSKSFSLPELDDNLLKDVDCKQADPASCK from the coding sequence ATGCTTGGTCAAGACGGTACCGCCGACCGCTCTGCCGCTCCCGCCGCTCCTCGTATGCCATATTCCCGCTCAGCTTCCTGGAGTGATCGCTCTCCGGCTACCCCAAGGCCGCCGCCGTCGGGAAACAAGCCGAGATCGCTGCTGCCGCCGCTTCAGCCTCTGGCCATCAGAAGGCGCGGCGCGGAGGAGTGGCCGAGCGCCGGATCTGACGATCTCGGCGTGTGGCCACTCCCGGAGACTCCAAGAGGGTCTGTGTCTGTGGTGGGGTCATCATCGGAGTTCCAGTTGAAGAGGGAGAAGCTGGCCTTCTACGACAAAGAGTGTTCTCGGATTGCGGAGCACGTGTACCTCGGGAGTGACACGGTGGCCAAGAACCATGAGCTGCTGAGGCAGAACGGCATCACTCACGTGCTCAACTGTGTTGGCTTCGTTTGCCCTGAATATTTCAAGCGCGATTTTGTTTACAAGACTCTGTGGTTGCAGGACAGTCCCACAGAAGACATCACCAGCATCCTGTACGATGTTTTCGATTACTTTGAGGAGGTTAGGGAGCAAGGCGGGCGCGTGTTGGTTCACTGCTGCCAAGGGGTTTCGAGATCGACCTCTCTGGTGATCGCGTATCTGATGTGGAGGGAAGGGCAGAGCTTCGAGGATGCGTTTCAGTACGTGAAGAATGCGAGGGGTGTGACCAATCCTAACATGGGTTTTGCGTGTCAGTTATTGCAGTGTCAGAAACGGGTACATGCTACTCCCGCTAGTCCTAATTCCATTCTTCGGATGTATAGAATGGCTCCTCATTCACCTTATGATCCTCTTCATTTGGTTCCTAAGATTGTCAACCACCCCTCTGCACAGGCCCTTGATTCTCGTGGTGCTTTCATTGTGCATGTTCCTTCTGCTATTTATGTTTGGACAGGCAACAACtgcaattcggttatgtcttctAATGCAAGAGGCGCCGCATCTCAGGTTGTTCGCTATGAGAGGGCTACGGCTCCTGTTCTTACCATCCATGAGTATGACGAGCCACCGGAGTTTTGGATTGCTCTTGCCTCTGCTGATTGTGACCAGCAGGAGAAGGAGGACACAAGCTTGGAAGCTGTTCGTCCTAggaagcttgatgaatatgatttgGATTATGAGATTTTCCAAAAGGCACTTGCTGGTGGGGTTGTTCCACCTTTCTCTGTGTCTAATGCAGGCTCAGAGACCTGCCTTCCAGCCAGAGAAAGCGGTTGGGGGAGACTGCGCCGGAAACTCGCCAGCGGTTTCATCAAAGGATTGTTCACTTCATCCAAAAGGAACTCTACTAATGAAGAAGCTGCTCTTGTCATGGAAGATTTTGCTGTTAATGTTGATCCCAATGATTGCTCAGGCAGGGAAAAAGGTTATGTTGAAGTGTTGGATCATTTTGTTCCCATTACGGATGTGGATTCATCATTGCCAACATCATCAGATTATCTTCCTTGTTTCACGAGCAGCAGTTCCAAGTCACCAACGCTCTCGCCCTCCAGTTCTGATTATGcaagttcatttacattttcACCTTCCTCAACAAATTTGTCTTCTCAGCAGCCATCACCTTCTACTTCTAGCATGGATTCAACCGAAACTATTTATGCCAAAGATGCTTCTGTATTGGACAGTTCCTCTCTGTTTCACAAGAAGGGTGATGTGTTTTTGGCTGATCAAACATCCGGAGGGTCCACCTTCTTTTTGCCATTGAAAGGGTCTATACCCTCCATTGCAGAGCGCAGAGGTAGTAATCCACCACCTCGCATGTTGCTACCTTCTTCAGTCACCGAGTCACCCCATCCTCACAGGAGCAAGATTCATGTAAGATCAAAGTCATTTTCTTTGCCGGAATTGGATGATAACTTGTTAAAGGATGTTGATTGCAAGCAAGCTGATCCTGCTTCATGTAAATAA
- the LOC112734349 gene encoding uncharacterized protein, which yields MNCFLVSLVSLCPLLLALCAQSVSSRNVSETYLQKASFPPRGWNSYDSFGWTVSEEEFLQNAGIVSRSLKAHGYKYVVVDYLWYRKNVQGANSNSLGFDVIDEWGRMIPDPGRWPSSTGGKGFSEVANKVHNMGLMFGIHVMRGISTQAVNANTPILDTTKGGAYQESGRVWHAKDIALPGRACAWMSHGFMSVNTQLGAGRAFLRSLYEQYAAWGVDFVKHDCVFGADLDLNEITYVSGVLRELNHPIVYSLSPGTSVTPALAKDVSGLVNMYRITGDDWDNWDDVKSHFDISRDLAAASMIGAKGLNGNSWPDLDMLPFGWLTDPGSNQGPHRFSKLNLEEKRTQMTLWSMAKSPLMYGGDLRSIDIVTYSLITNPILLEINSFSSSNREFPGITSSENLNHKDHHLRVKKRRSKRGGKPSYTHALSLIGCSETKARGWSVESLNEDLERICWKRSLENQLQPPFCVHKREFQFKLDGESTHQEDYRGKHHLVATNEMKFCLDASPKQKLTSKEFKSGTFSPCRWDANQMWKLNPNGTMVNSYSGLCAIAESAKDGISPGGIRSWIAKGRRGEVYVAFFNLSEQKTVISTKTSSLGNAFGDRTSITSCHGTEVWSGKQVITTQGTLSAEVGLHGCALFVLNCH from the exons ATGAACTGTTTCTTAGTGTCACTCGTCTCTCTCTGCCCTCTCCTCCTTGCTCTCTGTGCTCAGAG TGTGTCATCTCGAAATGTGTCTGAAACTTACCTACAGAAAGCTAGCTTCCCACCAAGAGGTTGGAATTCATACGATTCCTTTGGCTGGACAGTTTCTGAAGAAGAATTCTTACAGAATGCTGGAATAGTTTCTCGGAGCCTCAAAGCTCATGGATACAAG TATGTTGTTGTGGATTACCTCTGGTATAGGAAGAATGTCCAAGGTGCTAATTCGAATTCTCTTGGATTTGATGTGATTGATGAGTGGGGGAGGATGATCCCTGACCCCGGAAGGTGGCCTTCGTCCACAGGTGGGAAGGGATTCAGTGAAGTAGCCAATAAAGTACATAACATGGGTTTGATGTTCGGAATTCATGTTATGAGAGGGATAAGCACACAAGCAGTCAATGCAAACACCCCTATCCTAGACACAACAAAG GGGGGTGCTTATCAAGAGTCTGGTCGAGTATGGCATGCAAAAGACATAGCATTGCCGGGAAGGGCTTGTGCATGGATGTCTCATGGTTTCATGAGTGTGAATACACAGTTGGGGGCTGGGAGGGCCTTTTTGAGATCCCTTTATGAGCAGTATGCTGCATGGGGTGTTGATTTTG TGAAACATGATTGTGTGTTTGGTGCTGACTTGGATTTAAATGAAATAACCTATGTATCAGGG GTTCTCCGGGAGCTTAACCATCCCATTGTATATTCTCTATCTCCTGGAACTAGTGTGACACCAGCATTGGCCAAGGATGTCAGTGGGCTAGTAAACATGTATCGTATAACAGGAGATGACTGGGATAACTGGGATGATGTCAAATCTCATTTTGATATATCAAG GGATTTAGCTGCAGCTAGTATGATAGGAGCAAAAGGTTTAAATGGGAATTCATGGCCTGATTTGGACATGCTACCATTCGGATGGCTAACTGATCCAG GTTCCAATCAAGGTCCACACAGGTTTAGTAAACTCAATCTAGAAGAGAAGAGGACACAG ATGACATTGTGGTCCATGGCCAAGTCGCCCCTCATGTATGGTGGAGATCTGCGGAGTATTGATATTGTCACATATAGTCTTATCACGAATCCTATCCTGCTGGAAATTAATTCTTTCAGCTCAAGTAACAGGGAG TTTCCTGGCATCACAAGTTCGGAGAACTTGAATCATAAAGACCATCATCTTAGAGTGAAGAAAAGAAGATCCAAGAGAGGAGGGAAACCATCATATACACATGCATTAAGTCTCATTGGCTGCAGTGAAACAAAGGCAAGGGGTTGGTCTGTTGAAAGTCTCAATGAAGATCTTGAAAGAATCTGTTGGAAAAGAAGTTTAGAAAACCAGCTTCAGCCTCCTTTCTGTGTACACAAGAGAGAATTTCAGTTCAAATT AGATGGCGAGAGTACGCATCAAGAGGACTATCGGGGTAAACATCATTTGGTTGCAACCAACGAAATGAAATTCTGCTTGGATGCTTCCCCAAAACAAAAGCTTACTTCTAAGGAGTTCAAGAGTGGTACATTTTCTCCTTGCAGATGGGATGCAAATCAG ATGTGGAAGCTGAATCCAAATGGGACCATGGTAAACAGTTACTCCGGTCTGTGTGCAATAGCAGAATCTGCCAAAG ATGGTATTAGTCCTGGTGGGATTCGCTCTTGGATTGCAAAAGGAAGAAGAG GTGAAGTGTatgttgctttcttcaatttaagtGAACAAAAGACAGTGATAAGTACAAAGACATCGTCTCTGGGTAATGCTTTTGGTGATAGAACAAGCATCACTTCCTGCCACGGCACGGAAGTTTGGAGTGGAAAGCAAGTCATAACAACTCAGGGAACTTTATCAGCTGAAGTGGGACTTCACGGATGTGCCTTATTTGTTCTCAATTGCCACTAG
- the LOC112734350 gene encoding large ribosomal subunit protein P3z: MGVFTFVLRKSGAEWTAKQHSGDIEDSASSTYDLQRKLVNAARAADSSGAVQSSFSFVSPSSAVFQVVVGGAVFVGGGAVAAAPAGGAAAESAAAPAAEKKEEKVEEEEDEDFGMSLFD; the protein is encoded by the exons ATGGGAGTATTCACATTCGTTCTCCGCAAATCCGGCGCCGAGTGGACTGCGAAGCAGCACTCCGGCGACATCGAGGACTCCGCCTCCTCCACCTACGACCTCCAACGCAAGCTCGTCAATGCCGCTCGCGCCGCTGATTCCTCCGGCGCCGTTCAGTCCTCTTTCTCTTTCGTTTCTCCCTCCTCTGCTGTCTTCCAG GTGGTTGTGGGTGGTGCAGTCTTCGTTGGAGGTGGTGCTGTTGCTGCTGCTCCTGCTGGTGGTGCTGCCGCAGAGAGCGCCGCTGCCCCTGCTGccgagaagaaagaagagaaggtcgaggaagaggaagatgaagatttTGGAATGTCACTCTTTGATTAA